The Candidatus Saccharimonadia bacterium genome segment TCGGAGAGGTTGTACCACTGCTGCAGGCAATAAATCCGCAGCATCACGGCCAACGGAAAAGGCCGCCGCCCGCCATTCGGACCAGCCTTGGGATAATGGGGCTCGATCACAGCTTCGAGC includes the following:
- a CDS encoding IS5/IS1182 family transposase encodes the protein MDQLSFASLDYAAKKKRTKRDVFLAEMAAVVPWVALEAVIEPHYPKAGPNGGRRPFPLAVMLRIYCLQQWYNLS